Proteins co-encoded in one Macrobrachium nipponense isolate FS-2020 chromosome 24, ASM1510439v2, whole genome shotgun sequence genomic window:
- the LOC135205612 gene encoding nucleosome assembly protein 1-like 1 isoform X5 — protein sequence MADPEKAAVPTNEEDMSEEEMEDDDEEGGGRKQLVDKLMKDPQVLAALQTKLRRFLGTPSGYISSLPVVVKKRIKALKKIQLQYTELEADFYKEVHALEVKYDKMHQELYEKRKKIVNSEYEPNEEECDFPSDDEEEKDLSKDMEEKAKIEDKEESKVHDFDENTKGIPEFWLTIFKNVDLLAEMVQDYDEPILKHLTDIQLKFHDDPMGFTLEFMFTENEYFTNKTLTKYYEMKCAPDKDDPFSFEGPEIFKCKGCTIDWKKGKNVTVKTIKKKQKHKSRGAVRTITKTVQNDSFFNFFNPPPVPEDPSEEMDEDTQALLTADFEIGHYIRERIVPRAVLFYTGEALDDEDFEEEEGEEGDEGEDEEEEDDPDYDPTKDKSNKDQQPAECKQQ from the exons ATGGCAGATCCGGAGAAGGCAGCTGTCCCAACCAATGAGGAGGATATGTCAGAGGAAGAGATGGAGGATGATGATGAGGAAGGTGGAGGACGCAAGCAGTTGGTTGACAAACTTATGAAGGATCCTCAGGTACTGGCTGCCCTGCAGACCAAACTTCGTCGATTCCTTGGCACCCCGTCAGGTTACATTAGt TCTTTACCTGTGGTTGTGAAAAAACGTATTAAGGCGCTGAAGAAAATTCAGCTCCAGTACACTGAATTAGAGGCTGATTTTTACAAGGAAGTTCACGCTTTAGAG gtaaaGTATGATAAGATGCACCAAGAGTTGTATGAAAAGCGTAAGAAGATTGTAAATTCTGAGTATGAGCCAAATGAGGAAGAGTGTGATTTCCCCTCTGACGATGAAGAGGAAAAGGACCTCAGTAAAGACATGGAAGAAAAGGCAAAGATTGAGGATAAGGAAGAATcaaa GGTTCATGACTTCGATGAAAACACAAAGGGCATTCCAGAGTTTTGGCTGACTATCTTCAAGAATGTAGACTTGTTGGCCGAGATGGTACAAGACTACGATGAACCAATACTTAAACATCTAACTGATATTCAGCTTAAATTCCATGACGATCCAATGGGTTTCACTCTAGAATTcatgtttactgaaaatgaatattttacaaataaaactcTGACTAAATATTATGAAATGAAGTGTGCGCCGGATAAAGACGATCCTTTCAGTTTTGAGGGTCCAGAAATCTTCAAGTGTAAG GGTTGTACTATAGACTGGAAGAAGGGAAAGAACGTTACAGTTAAAACCAtcaagaagaagcagaagcacaAGTCTAGAGGAGCTGTTAGAACTATAACCAAGACTGTTCAGAATGATTCCTTCTTCAATTTCTTCAACCCACCCCCAG TCCCCGAAGATCCAAGCGAAGAGATGGACGAAGATACACAGGCCCTCTTGACAGCAGACTTTGAAATTGGCCATTACATCCGTGAGCGTATTGTTCCCAGAGCAGTACTTTTCTACACTGGTGAAGCCTTGGATGATGAAGATTTTGAAGAAGAGGAAGGCGAAGAAG GTGATGAAggggaagatgaagaggaggaagatgacCCTGATTATGATCCAACGAAGGACAAGTCCAACAAGGACCAACAACCGGCTGAGTGTAAACAGCAGTGA
- the LOC135205612 gene encoding nucleosome assembly protein 1-like 1 isoform X2: MIGYVFHEALPLKRRECCIIANNGLPCLFQYQKLSTMADPEKAAVPTNEEDMSEEEMEDDDEEGGGRKQLVDKLMKDPQVLAALQTKLRRFLGTPSGYISSLPVVVKKRIKALKKIQLQYTELEADFYKEVHALEVKYDKMHQELYEKRKKIVNSEYEPNEEECDFPSDDEEEKDLSKDMEEKAKIEDKEESKVHDFDENTKGIPEFWLTIFKNVDLLAEMVQDYDEPILKHLTDIQLKFHDDPMGFTLEFMFTENEYFTNKTLTKYYEMKCAPDKDDPFSFEGPEIFKCKGCTIDWKKGKNVTVKTIKKKQKHKSRGAVRTITKTVQNDSFFNFFNPPPVPEDPSEEMDEDTQALLTADFEIGHYIRERIVPRAVLFYTGEALDDEDFEEEEGEEGDEGEDEEEEDDPDYDPTKDKSNKDQQPAECKQQ, translated from the exons attTCAGTATCAAAAGTTATCGACAATGGCAGATCCGGAGAAGGCAGCTGTCCCAACCAATGAGGAGGATATGTCAGAGGAAGAGATGGAGGATGATGATGAGGAAGGTGGAGGACGCAAGCAGTTGGTTGACAAACTTATGAAGGATCCTCAGGTACTGGCTGCCCTGCAGACCAAACTTCGTCGATTCCTTGGCACCCCGTCAGGTTACATTAGt TCTTTACCTGTGGTTGTGAAAAAACGTATTAAGGCGCTGAAGAAAATTCAGCTCCAGTACACTGAATTAGAGGCTGATTTTTACAAGGAAGTTCACGCTTTAGAG gtaaaGTATGATAAGATGCACCAAGAGTTGTATGAAAAGCGTAAGAAGATTGTAAATTCTGAGTATGAGCCAAATGAGGAAGAGTGTGATTTCCCCTCTGACGATGAAGAGGAAAAGGACCTCAGTAAAGACATGGAAGAAAAGGCAAAGATTGAGGATAAGGAAGAATcaaa GGTTCATGACTTCGATGAAAACACAAAGGGCATTCCAGAGTTTTGGCTGACTATCTTCAAGAATGTAGACTTGTTGGCCGAGATGGTACAAGACTACGATGAACCAATACTTAAACATCTAACTGATATTCAGCTTAAATTCCATGACGATCCAATGGGTTTCACTCTAGAATTcatgtttactgaaaatgaatattttacaaataaaactcTGACTAAATATTATGAAATGAAGTGTGCGCCGGATAAAGACGATCCTTTCAGTTTTGAGGGTCCAGAAATCTTCAAGTGTAAG GGTTGTACTATAGACTGGAAGAAGGGAAAGAACGTTACAGTTAAAACCAtcaagaagaagcagaagcacaAGTCTAGAGGAGCTGTTAGAACTATAACCAAGACTGTTCAGAATGATTCCTTCTTCAATTTCTTCAACCCACCCCCAG TCCCCGAAGATCCAAGCGAAGAGATGGACGAAGATACACAGGCCCTCTTGACAGCAGACTTTGAAATTGGCCATTACATCCGTGAGCGTATTGTTCCCAGAGCAGTACTTTTCTACACTGGTGAAGCCTTGGATGATGAAGATTTTGAAGAAGAGGAAGGCGAAGAAG GTGATGAAggggaagatgaagaggaggaagatgacCCTGATTATGATCCAACGAAGGACAAGTCCAACAAGGACCAACAACCGGCTGAGTGTAAACAGCAGTGA
- the LOC135205612 gene encoding nucleosome assembly protein 1-like 1 isoform X1, translating into MFVCSVWLRILRQKEGELVCRVSPRRNYCLILFKLDAKFQYQKLSTMADPEKAAVPTNEEDMSEEEMEDDDEEGGGRKQLVDKLMKDPQVLAALQTKLRRFLGTPSGYISSLPVVVKKRIKALKKIQLQYTELEADFYKEVHALEVKYDKMHQELYEKRKKIVNSEYEPNEEECDFPSDDEEEKDLSKDMEEKAKIEDKEESKVHDFDENTKGIPEFWLTIFKNVDLLAEMVQDYDEPILKHLTDIQLKFHDDPMGFTLEFMFTENEYFTNKTLTKYYEMKCAPDKDDPFSFEGPEIFKCKGCTIDWKKGKNVTVKTIKKKQKHKSRGAVRTITKTVQNDSFFNFFNPPPVPEDPSEEMDEDTQALLTADFEIGHYIRERIVPRAVLFYTGEALDDEDFEEEEGEEGDEGEDEEEEDDPDYDPTKDKSNKDQQPAECKQQ; encoded by the exons attTCAGTATCAAAAGTTATCGACAATGGCAGATCCGGAGAAGGCAGCTGTCCCAACCAATGAGGAGGATATGTCAGAGGAAGAGATGGAGGATGATGATGAGGAAGGTGGAGGACGCAAGCAGTTGGTTGACAAACTTATGAAGGATCCTCAGGTACTGGCTGCCCTGCAGACCAAACTTCGTCGATTCCTTGGCACCCCGTCAGGTTACATTAGt TCTTTACCTGTGGTTGTGAAAAAACGTATTAAGGCGCTGAAGAAAATTCAGCTCCAGTACACTGAATTAGAGGCTGATTTTTACAAGGAAGTTCACGCTTTAGAG gtaaaGTATGATAAGATGCACCAAGAGTTGTATGAAAAGCGTAAGAAGATTGTAAATTCTGAGTATGAGCCAAATGAGGAAGAGTGTGATTTCCCCTCTGACGATGAAGAGGAAAAGGACCTCAGTAAAGACATGGAAGAAAAGGCAAAGATTGAGGATAAGGAAGAATcaaa GGTTCATGACTTCGATGAAAACACAAAGGGCATTCCAGAGTTTTGGCTGACTATCTTCAAGAATGTAGACTTGTTGGCCGAGATGGTACAAGACTACGATGAACCAATACTTAAACATCTAACTGATATTCAGCTTAAATTCCATGACGATCCAATGGGTTTCACTCTAGAATTcatgtttactgaaaatgaatattttacaaataaaactcTGACTAAATATTATGAAATGAAGTGTGCGCCGGATAAAGACGATCCTTTCAGTTTTGAGGGTCCAGAAATCTTCAAGTGTAAG GGTTGTACTATAGACTGGAAGAAGGGAAAGAACGTTACAGTTAAAACCAtcaagaagaagcagaagcacaAGTCTAGAGGAGCTGTTAGAACTATAACCAAGACTGTTCAGAATGATTCCTTCTTCAATTTCTTCAACCCACCCCCAG TCCCCGAAGATCCAAGCGAAGAGATGGACGAAGATACACAGGCCCTCTTGACAGCAGACTTTGAAATTGGCCATTACATCCGTGAGCGTATTGTTCCCAGAGCAGTACTTTTCTACACTGGTGAAGCCTTGGATGATGAAGATTTTGAAGAAGAGGAAGGCGAAGAAG GTGATGAAggggaagatgaagaggaggaagatgacCCTGATTATGATCCAACGAAGGACAAGTCCAACAAGGACCAACAACCGGCTGAGTGTAAACAGCAGTGA
- the LOC135205612 gene encoding nucleosome assembly protein 1-like 1-A isoform X4: MFVCSVWLRILRQKEGELVCRVSPRRNYCLILFKLDAKFQYQKLSTMADPEKAAVPTNEEDMSEEEMEDDDEEGGGRKQLVDKLMKDPQVLAALQTKLRRFLGTPSGYISSLPVVVKKRIKALKKIQLQYTELEADFYKEVHALEVKYDKMHQELYEKRKKIVNSEYEPNEEECDFPSDDEEEKDLSKDMEEKAKIEDKEESKVHDFDENTKGIPEFWLTIFKNVDLLAEMVQDYDEPILKHLTDIQLKFHDDPMGFTLEFMFTENEYFTNKTLTKYYEMKCAPDKDDPFSFEGPEIFKCKGCTIDWKKGKNVTVKTIKKKQKHKSRGAVRTITKTVQNDSFFNFFNPPPVPEDPSEEMDEDTQALLTADFEIGHYIRERIVPRAVLFYTGEALDDEDFEEEEGEEGSIISSV, encoded by the exons attTCAGTATCAAAAGTTATCGACAATGGCAGATCCGGAGAAGGCAGCTGTCCCAACCAATGAGGAGGATATGTCAGAGGAAGAGATGGAGGATGATGATGAGGAAGGTGGAGGACGCAAGCAGTTGGTTGACAAACTTATGAAGGATCCTCAGGTACTGGCTGCCCTGCAGACCAAACTTCGTCGATTCCTTGGCACCCCGTCAGGTTACATTAGt TCTTTACCTGTGGTTGTGAAAAAACGTATTAAGGCGCTGAAGAAAATTCAGCTCCAGTACACTGAATTAGAGGCTGATTTTTACAAGGAAGTTCACGCTTTAGAG gtaaaGTATGATAAGATGCACCAAGAGTTGTATGAAAAGCGTAAGAAGATTGTAAATTCTGAGTATGAGCCAAATGAGGAAGAGTGTGATTTCCCCTCTGACGATGAAGAGGAAAAGGACCTCAGTAAAGACATGGAAGAAAAGGCAAAGATTGAGGATAAGGAAGAATcaaa GGTTCATGACTTCGATGAAAACACAAAGGGCATTCCAGAGTTTTGGCTGACTATCTTCAAGAATGTAGACTTGTTGGCCGAGATGGTACAAGACTACGATGAACCAATACTTAAACATCTAACTGATATTCAGCTTAAATTCCATGACGATCCAATGGGTTTCACTCTAGAATTcatgtttactgaaaatgaatattttacaaataaaactcTGACTAAATATTATGAAATGAAGTGTGCGCCGGATAAAGACGATCCTTTCAGTTTTGAGGGTCCAGAAATCTTCAAGTGTAAG GGTTGTACTATAGACTGGAAGAAGGGAAAGAACGTTACAGTTAAAACCAtcaagaagaagcagaagcacaAGTCTAGAGGAGCTGTTAGAACTATAACCAAGACTGTTCAGAATGATTCCTTCTTCAATTTCTTCAACCCACCCCCAG TCCCCGAAGATCCAAGCGAAGAGATGGACGAAGATACACAGGCCCTCTTGACAGCAGACTTTGAAATTGGCCATTACATCCGTGAGCGTATTGTTCCCAGAGCAGTACTTTTCTACACTGGTGAAGCCTTGGATGATGAAGATTTTGAAGAAGAGGAAGGCGAAGAAG GGTCAATAATCAGTTCAGTGTAG
- the LOC135205612 gene encoding nucleosome assembly protein 1-like 1 isoform X3 → MFVCSVWLRILRQKEGELVCRVSPRRNYCLILFKLDAKFQYQKLSTMADPEKAAVPTNEEDMSEEEMEDDDEEGGGRKQLVDKLMKDPQSLPVVVKKRIKALKKIQLQYTELEADFYKEVHALEVKYDKMHQELYEKRKKIVNSEYEPNEEECDFPSDDEEEKDLSKDMEEKAKIEDKEESKVHDFDENTKGIPEFWLTIFKNVDLLAEMVQDYDEPILKHLTDIQLKFHDDPMGFTLEFMFTENEYFTNKTLTKYYEMKCAPDKDDPFSFEGPEIFKCKGCTIDWKKGKNVTVKTIKKKQKHKSRGAVRTITKTVQNDSFFNFFNPPPVPEDPSEEMDEDTQALLTADFEIGHYIRERIVPRAVLFYTGEALDDEDFEEEEGEEGDEGEDEEEEDDPDYDPTKDKSNKDQQPAECKQQ, encoded by the exons attTCAGTATCAAAAGTTATCGACAATGGCAGATCCGGAGAAGGCAGCTGTCCCAACCAATGAGGAGGATATGTCAGAGGAAGAGATGGAGGATGATGATGAGGAAGGTGGAGGACGCAAGCAGTTGGTTGACAAACTTATGAAGGATCCTCAG TCTTTACCTGTGGTTGTGAAAAAACGTATTAAGGCGCTGAAGAAAATTCAGCTCCAGTACACTGAATTAGAGGCTGATTTTTACAAGGAAGTTCACGCTTTAGAG gtaaaGTATGATAAGATGCACCAAGAGTTGTATGAAAAGCGTAAGAAGATTGTAAATTCTGAGTATGAGCCAAATGAGGAAGAGTGTGATTTCCCCTCTGACGATGAAGAGGAAAAGGACCTCAGTAAAGACATGGAAGAAAAGGCAAAGATTGAGGATAAGGAAGAATcaaa GGTTCATGACTTCGATGAAAACACAAAGGGCATTCCAGAGTTTTGGCTGACTATCTTCAAGAATGTAGACTTGTTGGCCGAGATGGTACAAGACTACGATGAACCAATACTTAAACATCTAACTGATATTCAGCTTAAATTCCATGACGATCCAATGGGTTTCACTCTAGAATTcatgtttactgaaaatgaatattttacaaataaaactcTGACTAAATATTATGAAATGAAGTGTGCGCCGGATAAAGACGATCCTTTCAGTTTTGAGGGTCCAGAAATCTTCAAGTGTAAG GGTTGTACTATAGACTGGAAGAAGGGAAAGAACGTTACAGTTAAAACCAtcaagaagaagcagaagcacaAGTCTAGAGGAGCTGTTAGAACTATAACCAAGACTGTTCAGAATGATTCCTTCTTCAATTTCTTCAACCCACCCCCAG TCCCCGAAGATCCAAGCGAAGAGATGGACGAAGATACACAGGCCCTCTTGACAGCAGACTTTGAAATTGGCCATTACATCCGTGAGCGTATTGTTCCCAGAGCAGTACTTTTCTACACTGGTGAAGCCTTGGATGATGAAGATTTTGAAGAAGAGGAAGGCGAAGAAG GTGATGAAggggaagatgaagaggaggaagatgacCCTGATTATGATCCAACGAAGGACAAGTCCAACAAGGACCAACAACCGGCTGAGTGTAAACAGCAGTGA